In the genome of Mugil cephalus isolate CIBA_MC_2020 chromosome 21, CIBA_Mcephalus_1.1, whole genome shotgun sequence, one region contains:
- the otofa gene encoding otoferlin isoform X10, which translates to MMSLMVHLKSVGHLRGKGDRIAKVTFRGLSFYSRVAENCEEVAPFNETFRWPIASRLDGNEMLEVQVYNYSKVFSNRLVGTFCMVLQKVAEEGHLELTDTLIDDNNTSIKTNVTLEIRYQPMDGTVGVWSDGEFLDVPDDRDGMFSFETDSLLSGQSHGSGTSPGRSLQGSIPTFRKAGRGVFSAMKLGKIKSSRDDHKRGDEPAILDMEDLDRKAMRLAGALDPDTISLASVTAVTTNVSNKRSKPDIKMEPSSGRPVDYQISITVIEARQLIGLNMDPVVCVEIGDDKKYTSMKESTNCPYYNEYFVFDFHVPPDVMFDKIIKLSVIHSKNLLRSGTLVGTFKMDVGTVYSQPEHQFYHKWAILSDPDDITAGCKGYIKCDIAVVGKGDNIKTPHKANETDEDDIEGNLLLPEGIPAERQWARFYVKIYRAEGLPKMNTSIMANVKKAFIGENRDLVDPYVQVQFAGQKGKTSVQKSSYEPIWNEQIVFTELFPPLCKRMKVQIRDSDKVNDVAIGTHFIDLRKISNEGDKGFLPTLGPAWVNMYGSTRQYTLMDEHQDLNEGLGEGVSFRARLLVSIAVEILDTTSPEIICSSDVQMDSVSNISESATGKIEEFFLFGSFLEATMIDRKIGDKMISFEITIGNYGNQIDGVSKPSSTRRKKKDAENEEEESELIQNSSEDEADEDKDLVSVSSTPLMKPVITDRNYFHLPYFEKKPCVYIKSWWQDQRRRLYNSNMMDKIADKLEEGVNDVQEIIKTEKAFPERRLRGVLEELSIGCSRFVTLANKDVNHAGRTKLDRERLKSCMREMDSMAQQAKQIRTQVKKNTVRDKLKLVQNFLLKLRFLADEPQHSIPDVFIWMMSNSKRIAYARIPSKDILYSIVDEETGKDCGKVKAVFLKLPGKKGFGPAGWTVQAKLELYLWLGLNKQRKDFLNGLPNGFEEIRSAKTSCGLPSIPPVSLVYNMKQVFQLRAHMYQARSLFAADSSGLSDPFARVFFSTHSQVTEVLSETLCPTWDQLLVFDDVELFGEASELRDDPPIIVVEIFDQDTVGKAEFIGRTFAKPTIKMCDEHYGPPRFPPQLEYYQIYRGNCTAGELLAAFELLQIPFDSEEIRRALIAVHNFAVPQIKIGQGGRADLPVLEGPTDSERGPILPVPLGIRPVLSRYRIEVLFWGLRDLKRINLAQVDRPRVDIECAGRGVQSALIQNYKKNPNFSTLVKWFEVDLPENELLHPPLNIRVVDCRAFGRYILVGSHAVSCLRRFIYSAPDKTSNHWATAAKLMNGYLVLTNGGSRPCSSPSISSRTFSRPAGDISVSMDGDGSVRKMDTVVKLDAMSDAVVKVDMTEEEGDKEKSKKKKKKKKGGVEEEEETDESVLDWWSKYFASIETLKETLRAQEAAQAEAEEREDLEIAAETADVKPDDLILKGPKTKEKSKEKKSSKDKKKGHAADASENRPVKAKVDELMVYNKELESEYGNFEDWLHTFNLYRGKAGDDDEHALDDDRIVGRFKGSLCMYKLPLSEEITREAGFDPNMGMFQSIPHNDPINVLVRVYVVRATDLHPADINGKADPYVVIKLGKSEVKDKENYISKQLNPVFGKSFDIEATFPMESMLTVSVYDWDLVGTDDLIGETKIDLENRFYSKFRATCGISSNYSVHGYNVWRDPMKPSQILAKLCKDGKIDGPHYGPGGKVKVANRIFTGQTEIEDENGLKKQTEEHLALAVLNHWEEIPRVGCKLVPEHVETRPLLNPDKPGIEQGRIEMWVDMFPMDMPAPGPAIEISPRKPKRYELRVIIWNTDEVILEDDDYFTGEKSSDIFVRGWLKGQQEDKQDTDVHYHSLTGEGNFNWRFVFPFDYLMAEEKIVISKKESMFSWDETEYKIPPRLTLQVWDADHFSADDFLGAIELDLNRFPRGAKTAKQCSLDMIRNEHELPTISIFKQKRVKGWWPFVARDENDEMELTGKVEAELHLVTAEEAEKSPVGLGRNEPDPLEKPNRPDTSLMWFLGPLKSIRYFIWHNYRWLILKVLGLVLLLLLLGLFLYSIPGYLVKKMLGA; encoded by the exons ACATTTCGATGGCCCATTGCCAGCAGGCTGGATGGAAATGAGATGCTGGAGGTCCAAGTGTACAATTACAGCAAAGTCTTCTCCAACAG ACTGGTTGGGACTTTCTGTATGGTGCTCCAGAAAGTGGCTGAAGAGGGACACCTAGAGCTGACTGATACGCTCATCGATGACAACAACACGTCCATAAAG ACAAACGTGACCCTGGAGATCAGATACCAGCCGATGGATGGAACGGTGGGAGTGTGGAGCGATGGGGAGTTCCTGGACGTCCCCGACGATCGTGATGGGATGTTTTCTTTTGAGACGGACAGCTTGCTGTCGGGACAAAGTCACGGGTCGGGCACGTCCCCTGGACGGTCTTTACAGGGATCGATACCAACCTTCAGAAA AGCAGGGAGGGGAGTTTTCTCAGCCATGAAGCTTGGCAAGATCAAGAGCTCTAGAGATGACCACAAGAGAGGAG ATGAGCCAGCCATCCTGGACATGGAGGACCTGGACAGGAAGGCGATGCGTCTCGCTGGAGCACTGGATCCGGACACCATCTCCTTGGCCTCCGTCACCGCCGTCACCACCAACGTCTCCAATAAGAG GTCGAAGCCAGACATCAAGATGGAGCCAAGCTCTGGACGACCAGTGGATTATCAG ATCAGCATCACGGTCATCGAGGCCCGGCAGCTAATAGGCCTCAACATGGaccctgtggtgtgtgtggagATTGGAGATGACAAGAAGTACACATCTATGAAGGAGTCCACCAACTGTCCGTACTATAATGAG TATTTTGTCTTTGATTTCCACGTCCCTCCGGACGTCATGTTCGACAAGATCATTAAGCTCTCG GTTATTCATTCTAAAAACCTTCTACGGAGTGGGACGCTGGTGGGAACCTTCAAGATGGATGTTGGGACCGTTTACTCTCAGCCTG AGCACCAGTTCTACCACAAGTGGGCCATCCTTTCCGACCCTGATGACATCACAGCGGGATGCAAGGGATACATTAAGTGTGACATCGCTGTGGTCGGGAAGGGCGACAACATCAAGACGCCGCATAAAGCCAACGAGACCGATGAAGACGACATAGAAGG AAACCTTCTGCTCCCCGAGGGAATCCCAGCCGAGAGGCAGTGGGCGAGGTTCTACGTGAAGATCTATCGCGCTGAGGGACTTCCCAAAATGAACACGAGCATCATGGCTAATGTGAAAAAGGCATTCATAGGGGAGAACAGAGACCTGGTTGACCCCTATGTTCAAGTGCAATTTGCTGGACAGAAG GGAAAGACCTCAGTCCAGAAGAGCAGCTATGAACCGATCTGGAATGAGCAGATCGTCTTCACCGAGCtgttccctcctctctgcaaaAGGATGAAGGTCCAAATAAGAGACTCGGATAAGGTCAATGACGTTGCCATAGGAACCCACTTCATTGACTTGCGCAAGATATCAAACGAAGGAGATAAAG GGTTCCTGCCCACGCTGGGTCCAGCCTGGGTCAACATGTACGGTTCCACCCGTCAATACACTCTGATGGACGAGCACCAGGACCTGAACGAAGGACTTGGAGAAGGCGTGTCCTTCAGAGCTCGTCTGCTGGTCTCCATAGCCGTGGAGATCCTGGACACCACGTCCCCCGAGATCATCTGCTCCAGTGACGTTCAGATGGACTCTGTGTCCAACATCTCAGAG AGTGCCACTGGGAAAATAGAAGAGTTCTTCCTCTTTGGTTCCTTCCTGGAAGCCACCATGATTGACAGGAAGATTGGTGACAAAATGATAAGCTTTGAAATCACAAtag GTAACTACGGCAACCAGATAGATGGCGTGAGCAAACCTTCGTCaacaaggaggaagaagaaggatgcGGAGaacgaggaagaggagagcgAGCTAATCCAGAACTCCAGTGAGGATGAGGCGGACGAGGACAAGGACCTCGTCTCTGTGTCCTCGACTCCTCTCATGAAGCCAGTCATCACTGACAG GAACTACTTCCATCTCCCCTACTTTGAAAAGAAGCCGTGTGTCTACATCAAGAGCTGGTGGCAGGACCAGAGGAGAAGACTTTACAATTCTAACATGATGGATAAGATCGCAGACAAGCTG GAGGAAGGTGTGAATGATGTTCAGGAGATTATTAAGACGGAGAAGGCCTTTCCGGAGCGCAGGCTCAGGGGAGTGCTGGAGGAGCTCAGCATCGGCTGCAG TCGGTTTGTGACACTCGCTAACAAGGATGTGAACCACGCAGGCCGAACCAAACTGGACCGAGAGCGGCTCAAGTCCTGCATGAGAGAGATG GACAGCATGGCCCAACAGGCCAAACAGATTCGCACTCAGGTGAAGAAGAACACAGTCAGAGACAAACTCAAGCTGGTGCAGAACTTCCTGCTGAAGCTGCGTTTCCTCGCCGACGAG CCTCAGCACAGCATCCCAGATGTTTTCATCTGGATGATGAGCAACAGCAAGCGCATTGCTTATGCCCGGATTCCTTCCAAAGACATCTTGTACTCGATAGTGGACGAGGAAACTGGCAAAGATTGTGGAAAAGTCAAAGCTGTCTTCCTCAAG CTGCCCGGTAAGAAGGGGTTTGGACCAGCAGGCTGGACGGTGCAGGCTAAGCTGGAGTTGTACCTGTGGCTGGGCCTCAACAAGCAACGGAAAGACTTCCTGAATGGTCTTCCTAATGGTTTTGAAGAGATCAGATCTGCTAAAACCAGCTGCGGTCTTCCCTCTATCCCACCTGTCAGCCTTGTCTACAACA TGAAGCAGGTGTTCCAGCTGAGAGCGCACATGTATCAGGCTCGCAGTCTGTTCGCCGCTGACAGCAGTGGCCTTTCAGACCCCTTCGCCCGGGTCTTCTTCTCTACACACAGCCAGGTTACCGAG GTTCTCAGTGAGACTCTTTGCCCGACGTGGGACCAGCTACTGGTTTTTGATGATGTGGAGCTGTTCGGTGAGGCCAGTGAGCTCAGAGACGACCCTCCGATCATTGTGGTCGAAATCTTCGACCAGGACACTGTG GGTAAGGCAGAGTTCATAGGTCGGACGTTCGCGAAGCCCACCATCAAGATGTGCGACGAGCATTACGGACCCCCGAGGTTCCCGCCCCAGCTGGAGTACTACCAGATCTACAGAGGGAACTGCACTGCGGGGGAGCTGCTGGCCGCCTTCGAGCTGCTCCAG ATACCCTTCGATTCAGAGGAGATCAGGCGAGCTCTGATTGCCGTCCATAACTTTGCTGTTCCTCAAATCAAG ATTGGTCAGGGAGGTCGGGCTGACCTTCCAGTCCTGGAAGGGCCAACAGACTCGGAGCGAGGACCTATTCTTCCTGTGCCGCTGGGCATCCGACCTGTCCTGAGTCGCTACCGCATAGAG gttttgttttggggATTAAGAGACCTGAAGAGGATCAACTTAGCTCAGGTGGATCGACCTCGTGTGGACATAGAGTGTGCAGGTAGAGGTGTTCAGTCCGCCCTCATCCAGAACTACAAGAAGAATCCCAACTTCAGCACCTTGGTGAAATGGTTCGAGGTG GACCTTCCAGAGAatgagcttctccatcctcctctcaaCATCCGGGTGGTGGACTGCAGAGCGTTCGGACGTTACATCCTGGTGGGGTCCCACGCTGTGAGCTGCCTGAGGCGTTTCATCTACAGCGCTCCGGACAAGACCTCCAATCACTGGGCCACAGCAG CCAAGCTAATGAATGGCTACCTGGTCCTAACCAATGGCGGCTCCCGACCCTGCTCCTCACCCAGCATCTCTTCCCGCACCTTCTCTCGCCCCGCAGGTGACATCAGCGTCAGCATGGATGGGGACGGTTCGGTCCGAAAGATGGACACAGTCGTCAAGTTAGACGCC ATGTCTGACGCTGTTGTAAAAGTTGACATG ACCGAGGAAGAGGGTGATAAAGAGaaaagtaagaagaagaaaaagaagaagaagggaggagtggaggaggaggaggagacggatgAGAGCGTGCTGGACTGGTGGTCGAAATATTTTGCTTCAATAGAGACGCTGAAGGAG actctcCGAGCACAGGAGGCTGCtcaggcagaggcagaggagagagaagaccTGGAGATTGCAGCTGAAACTGCAG ATGTCAAACCCGATGACCTTATTCTGAAAGGCCCCAAGACGAAGGAGAagagcaaagagaagaagagctcCAAGGACAAGAAGAAGGGTCACGCCGCAGACGCCTCAGAGAATCGACCAGTCAAAGCAAAAGTGGATGAGCTGATG GTGTACAACAAGGAGCTGGAGAGTGAGTATGGCAACTTCGAGGACTGGCTTCACACTTTCAACTTGTACAGAGGAAAGGCAGGGGACGACGACGAGCACGCTCTGGATGACGACAGGATTGTCGGCAGATTCAAG GGATCCCTGTGCATGTACAAGCTACCTCTGTCTGAGGAGATCACGAGAGAGGCAGGATTTGATCCCAACATGGGCATGTTCCAGAGCATTCCTCACAACGATCCCATCAACGTCCTCGTCCGTGTCTACGTGGTCAGG GCTACAGACCTCCACCCTGCTGATATCAACGGGAAGGCTGATCCATACGTCGTCATCAAGCTGGGGAAGTCAGAGGTCAAGGACAAAGAGAACTACATCTCCAAACAGCTCAATCCTGTATTTGGCAA ATCATTTGACATCGAGGCCACGTTCCCCATGGAGTCCATGCTCACGGTGTCTGTGTACGACTGGGATCTGGTCGGCACTGACGACCTGATTGGGGAGACAAAGATTGACTTGGAGAATCGCTTCTACAGCAAATTCAGAGCCACGTGCGGCATTTCATCCAACTACTCCGT GCATGGGTACAATGTTTGGCGGGATCCTATGAAGCCCAGCCAGATCCTGGCTAAGCTCTGTAAAGACGGCAAGATTGATGGACCTCATTATGGCCCGGGAGGCAAAGTCAAGGTGGCAAATCGAATCTTTACGGGACAGACAGAGATCGAGGACGAAAACG GATTGAAGAAGCAGACCGAGGAGCATTTAGCCCTGGCAGTGTTGAATCACTGGGAGGAGATCCCGAGAGTTGGCTGCAAGTTGGTCCCCGAACACGTTGAGACCAGACCACTGCTGAACCCTGACAAACCCGGCATCGAACAG GGCCGTATTGAGATGTGGGTGGACATGTTTCCTATGGACATGCCTGCGCCTGGACCTGCGATTGAAATATCGCCACGGAAACCAAAGAG ATATGAGCTCAGGGTGATTATTTGGAATACAGACGAAGTAATACTGGAGGACGATGATTACTTCACTGGGGAAAAGTCCAGTGACATATTTGTCAGGGG GTGGCTGAAGGGGCAGCAGGAGGACAAACAGGACACGGACGTGCACTACCACTCGCTGACTGGCGAGGGCAACTTTAACTGGCGCTTTGTCTTCCCCTTTGATTACCTCATGGCCGAGGAGAAGATCGTCATCTCCAAGAAGGAGTCCATGTTCTCCTGGGACGAGACCGAATACAAGATCCCCCCTCGGCTCACGCTGCAGGTCTGGGACGCAGACCACTTCTCCGCTGATGACTTCCTGG GCGCAATCGAGCTGGACCTGAACCGGTTCCCACGCGGCGCCAAGACAGCCAAGCAGTGCTCCCTCGACATGATCCGAAACGAGCACGAGCTGCCCACAATTTCCATCTTCAAACAGAAGCGCGTGAAAGGGTGGTGGCCGTTTGTAGCCCGGGACGAGAACGACGAGATGGAGCTCACG GGTAAAGTTGAGGCTGAGCTCCACCTGGTGACGgcagaagaagcagagaagagTCCTGTGGGACTGGGCCGAAATGAGCCTGATCCACTGGAGAAACCAAA